The proteins below are encoded in one region of Anaerosoma tenue:
- a CDS encoding twin-arginine translocation signal domain-containing protein, translated as MADNDTKATGSGVSRRQFVTGVGGAGAGLVLGGLLVKGFILP; from the coding sequence ATGGCAGATAACGATACCAAGGCCACCGGCTCCGGCGTGTCACGCCGGCAGTTCGTGACCGGCGTGGGCGGCGCGGGCGCGGGTCTCGTGCTCGGCGGCCTGCTCGTCAAGGGCTTCATCCTCCCCGA